Part of the Kordiimonas pumila genome is shown below.
TCGGACTATGGGCCACGGCTACGATCTCTTTACTTTATGCCCTTCCGGTAAAGGAAAAGCGGTCAAATTCAATTAGCTTCTTCGTCAGCATCCTGCATACGACGCGCATCCCGTATCACATTCCGCACACCACTTGCAAACCCAAGTATCAATAAGACGATTAAAAAAAGCGGTTTTGTGTCGAACCATGTGTCAAACCAGTACCCGATAAAGGCTCCAACGCCGCT
Proteins encoded:
- a CDS encoding AtpZ/AtpI family protein, producing MGDREKDPKQASFEERLSRARKEVPEEWQEEPPVSPLGAALKMSAELVVGSGVGAFIGYWFDTWFDTKPLFLIVLLILGFASGVRNVIRDARRMQDADEEAN